A DNA window from Mycolicibacter terrae contains the following coding sequences:
- a CDS encoding PPE family protein: MYFSWLPPETNSGNIYTGPGSGPLRAAATSWERLAGELHSAAADYAAVVAELTAESWAGPSAESMAAAAAPYAAWLSVTSAQAAEAAAQAQAAAVAYETAFAAVVPPEVVAANRTQLMSLLATNLVGQNTAAIAATEAQYMEMWAQDATVMQSYAVSAAAATKISAFTEPPQTTTGNAPVAASTAAANPILQAGADLATQYTAFFNNLLNSLTGSSDAGSTFSALYSAVKVPLGFTTQFNDVSLLTNFPIQNFLKFAPPLGRALVEIPATRMGAGLALPPSGGLAAAVSAGMGEADLVGSLSVPPVWAGQSPAIRLAVGAIPSAGGTGAPAAISGGLASQMALGAMTGGALGSAAPRLVAAAGRTRVTTGMGAKTPAKLDRVLAKLRHQPDSVQHWNTDQAGLDTLLDELSRKPGIHAVHLKGSRTKAPNKPVT, translated from the coding sequence ATGTACTTTTCTTGGTTACCGCCGGAGACCAACTCGGGAAACATCTACACCGGCCCGGGGTCCGGACCGCTGCGGGCGGCGGCGACATCATGGGAGCGGCTGGCCGGTGAATTGCATTCTGCAGCAGCCGACTACGCCGCGGTGGTGGCGGAACTGACCGCTGAATCATGGGCCGGCCCGTCGGCCGAGTCGATGGCGGCCGCGGCGGCACCCTATGCGGCGTGGCTGTCGGTCACCTCGGCGCAGGCCGCGGAGGCGGCCGCGCAGGCGCAGGCCGCCGCGGTCGCCTACGAAACCGCCTTTGCCGCCGTCGTGCCACCGGAAGTGGTGGCGGCCAACCGCACTCAATTGATGTCACTACTGGCGACGAACCTGGTCGGCCAGAACACCGCGGCGATCGCCGCTACCGAAGCTCAGTACATGGAGATGTGGGCCCAGGATGCGACGGTCATGCAGAGCTATGCCGTGTCGGCGGCGGCCGCCACGAAGATCAGCGCCTTCACCGAACCGCCACAGACCACCACCGGGAACGCGCCGGTCGCCGCGTCGACCGCGGCTGCCAACCCCATCCTGCAGGCCGGTGCCGACCTCGCGACCCAGTACACCGCGTTCTTCAACAACCTGCTGAACAGCCTCACCGGCTCATCGGACGCCGGCTCGACGTTCTCGGCGTTGTACTCGGCTGTCAAGGTCCCCCTTGGCTTTACCACCCAGTTCAACGACGTCTCCCTGCTCACCAACTTCCCCATTCAGAACTTTCTGAAGTTCGCCCCGCCACTCGGACGTGCGCTCGTCGAGATCCCGGCGACCCGGATGGGGGCGGGACTCGCGCTGCCGCCGTCCGGTGGACTCGCCGCTGCGGTGTCGGCCGGAATGGGCGAAGCCGATCTGGTCGGGTCACTGTCTGTCCCGCCGGTGTGGGCCGGACAGAGCCCGGCGATCCGGCTGGCGGTCGGCGCGATACCGAGCGCCGGCGGGACCGGGGCCCCCGCAGCCATTTCCGGGGGCCTGGCGAGCCAGATGGCGCTCGGTGCCATGACCGGTGGGGCCCTCGGCAGTGCGGCGCCCCGGCTCGTCGCCGCAGCAGGACGGACACGCGTCACCACCGGCATGGGCGCCAAGACCCCCGCCAAGCTCGACCGGGTGCTGGCCAAACTGCGGCATCAACCCGACTCGGTGCAGCACTGGAATACCGACCAGGCCGGGCTGGACACCTTGCTCGACGAGCTGTCGCGCAAGCCGGGAATCCATGCCGTTCACCTCAAGGGCAGCAGGACCAAGGCGCCCAACAAACCCGTGACGTGA
- a CDS encoding PPE family protein yields MDFGALPPEVNSGLMYSGAGPGPLLSAASAWSELAAELHSAAAGYGAVLSDLSADWHGSSAEAMSVAAAPYVEWMSGLAGQAEQAGAQAAAAAAAYEGAFAATVPPPVIAANRSLLMTLIATNILGLNTPAIAATEAHYAQMWAQDAATMYGYAGASAAATRLMPFTEPPPTTDPAGVADQAAATAQATAGSGSAVGQQISQALKMLPSALQSLSANPAGATLPGGLGTDLANWNTIMSTLTGAYSPLLGWTSIPGGPLLAFGQIWSWPINAMGATSYLAGPKAITGALTPLSSLANDVIPAAGLGGGPVTGTLGRAALVGKLSVPTAWATSAPVTQPVVLTMPASAAAPVAAFAAEDTMFGQMALASLAGRAMGATTGRTVGATMSRAAGCGVGADVVGAVAGEADPAAATIVVIPALDDE; encoded by the coding sequence ATGGATTTCGGGGCATTGCCGCCGGAGGTGAACTCCGGCCTGATGTATTCAGGGGCCGGCCCGGGCCCGTTGCTGTCCGCGGCATCCGCGTGGAGCGAACTTGCTGCCGAGTTGCACTCGGCGGCAGCGGGATACGGTGCAGTCCTATCGGACCTGTCGGCTGACTGGCACGGGTCGTCCGCGGAGGCCATGTCGGTGGCGGCTGCGCCGTACGTCGAGTGGATGAGCGGGCTCGCCGGCCAGGCCGAACAGGCGGGAGCGCAGGCGGCCGCGGCCGCCGCGGCCTACGAGGGGGCCTTCGCTGCGACCGTTCCACCGCCGGTGATCGCTGCGAACCGCAGCCTGCTGATGACGCTGATCGCGACGAACATTCTGGGGCTCAACACCCCGGCGATCGCTGCCACGGAGGCGCATTACGCACAGATGTGGGCTCAGGATGCCGCAACCATGTACGGCTACGCCGGTGCCTCGGCGGCAGCTACCCGGCTGATGCCGTTCACCGAGCCGCCGCCCACCACCGACCCGGCCGGCGTCGCCGATCAGGCGGCTGCGACCGCGCAGGCCACCGCTGGATCGGGAAGCGCAGTCGGACAACAGATCTCCCAGGCGCTGAAAATGCTGCCGAGTGCGCTGCAATCGCTGTCGGCGAATCCGGCCGGAGCCACATTGCCGGGAGGCCTCGGCACCGATCTGGCCAACTGGAACACCATCATGTCCACCCTGACCGGTGCGTACAGCCCACTGTTGGGATGGACGTCCATCCCGGGCGGGCCGTTGCTGGCCTTCGGGCAGATCTGGAGCTGGCCTATCAATGCGATGGGGGCCACCTCCTACCTGGCCGGGCCGAAAGCCATCACCGGCGCGTTGACGCCCTTGTCGTCCTTGGCGAACGACGTCATTCCGGCGGCAGGGCTCGGTGGGGGGCCGGTGACCGGCACCCTCGGCCGGGCGGCGCTGGTCGGAAAGCTGTCGGTACCCACGGCATGGGCCACGTCCGCGCCGGTGACCCAACCGGTGGTGTTGACAATGCCGGCCAGTGCGGCCGCTCCGGTAGCCGCGTTCGCCGCCGAGGACACCATGTTCGGTCAGATGGCCTTGGCCAGCCTGGCGGGACGTGCCATGGGGGCCACCACCGGCCGGACCGTCGGCGCGACGATGAGCCGTGCCGCCGGCTGCGGAGTCGGCGCCGATGTCGTCGGCGCCGTTGCCGGTGAGGCGGACCCTGCGGCGGCCACCATCGTGGTGATCCCGGCGCTGGACGACGAATGA
- a CDS encoding SAM-dependent methyltransferase has product MSTAPASPDDTGSLATGAGVIATVLAAARAAATSRGLINDPFAAPLVHKVGLDFCIRVADGELDISRLGKDGGFPRLAEFSAARTKFFDAFFTDAARGGIRQAVILGSGLDTRAYRLWWPAETIVYEVDHPPVVDFKATTMRAWGSAPSVNRRAVGVDLRGDWPAALRRVGFDVAAPTAWVIEGLLVWYVPSDAQNRLLDGVSALSAPGSRLAADHAVPPSRPQAVHHESLVERWRRRGLSLTGPGPFYSGEHTDVVRHLTESGWMTVDSGIADLFAAARLPRLTDRELDGAPAAIRYVAATRS; this is encoded by the coding sequence ATGAGCACGGCGCCCGCCTCCCCGGATGACACCGGGAGCCTGGCCACCGGTGCCGGCGTCATCGCGACCGTGCTGGCCGCGGCGCGAGCCGCGGCGACGTCTCGCGGCCTGATCAACGACCCCTTCGCTGCGCCGCTGGTGCACAAGGTGGGGCTGGATTTCTGCATTCGGGTAGCCGACGGCGAGCTGGACATCAGTCGGCTGGGCAAGGACGGCGGGTTTCCGCGGCTGGCCGAGTTCTCCGCGGCCCGCACCAAGTTCTTCGACGCGTTCTTCACCGACGCCGCTCGCGGCGGGATCCGCCAGGCGGTGATCCTGGGGTCGGGGCTGGACACCCGCGCCTACCGGTTGTGGTGGCCGGCCGAGACCATCGTCTACGAGGTGGACCATCCGCCGGTGGTCGACTTCAAGGCCACCACCATGCGGGCCTGGGGCAGCGCGCCGAGTGTCAACCGCCGTGCGGTCGGAGTTGACCTGCGGGGCGACTGGCCGGCAGCGCTGCGGCGGGTGGGTTTCGACGTGGCCGCCCCCACGGCATGGGTCATCGAAGGCCTGCTGGTCTGGTACGTGCCCTCGGATGCGCAGAACCGCCTGCTCGACGGTGTCAGCGCGCTCAGCGCCCCGGGCAGTCGGCTCGCCGCGGACCACGCGGTGCCACCGAGCAGGCCGCAGGCGGTGCATCACGAATCCCTCGTCGAGCGCTGGCGCCGGCGCGGCCTGAGCCTGACCGGGCCCGGACCGTTCTATTCCGGAGAGCACACCGACGTGGTGCGGCACCTGACCGAAAGCGGCTGGATGACGGTCGACTCCGGGATCGCTGACCTGTTCGCCGCCGCCCGGCTGCCCCGGCTGACCGATCGTGAGCTCGATGGGGCCCCGGCTGCGATCCGCTACGTCGCGGCCACCCGGAGCTAG
- a CDS encoding potassium channel family protein → MRIGIAGAGAVGRSVARELIGDGHRVLLIERNPAHYEPHSVPEAEWLLADSCELSALQECGIEICDVVIAATGDDKANLATALLAKAEFGVARVVARVNNARNEPLFTEEWGIDVAVSTPRAMVAAVEGAIDVGHLVPLMGLRRGQASLTKLTLPDDNPLIGRKVCDIALPEGAALVAVLRGDAVILPRAADTLRAGDEMLFAAASGTEDRVRAVVHGVPAGRRVH, encoded by the coding sequence ATGCGCATCGGAATCGCCGGTGCCGGCGCGGTCGGGCGATCCGTGGCCCGGGAACTGATCGGCGACGGTCACCGGGTGCTGCTCATCGAGCGCAATCCGGCGCATTACGAGCCGCACTCCGTCCCTGAGGCCGAGTGGCTGCTCGCCGACTCCTGCGAGCTGTCCGCGCTACAGGAATGCGGCATCGAGATCTGTGATGTGGTGATCGCGGCCACCGGTGATGACAAGGCCAACCTGGCCACCGCGCTGCTGGCCAAGGCCGAGTTCGGGGTGGCCCGGGTGGTCGCGCGGGTCAACAACGCGCGCAACGAGCCGCTGTTCACCGAGGAATGGGGTATCGATGTGGCGGTCTCCACCCCGCGAGCGATGGTCGCCGCGGTGGAGGGCGCCATCGACGTCGGCCACCTGGTGCCCCTGATGGGCTTGCGGCGCGGCCAGGCGAGCCTGACGAAGCTGACGCTGCCCGACGACAACCCGCTGATCGGCCGCAAGGTCTGCGACATCGCGCTGCCCGAGGGCGCCGCCCTGGTCGCGGTGCTGCGCGGCGACGCGGTCATCCTGCCGCGGGCGGCAGATACGCTGCGGGCCGGCGACGAGATGCTGTTCGCCGCGGCGAGCGGGACGGAGGATCGGGTCCGGGCGGTCGTGCACGGGGTGCCGGCCGGCAGAAGGGTGCACTGA
- a CDS encoding potassium/proton antiporter: protein MSLEQLYLALLIGGSVLLASIIATRAADRVGLPSLLLFLLVGVAIGNDGLGLDFSDVQLASDLGTTALAVILVEGGLTTRFSNIRTLLAPAAVLATVGVVVSMAVIAVAAHLLLGISWQLAFLLGAIISPTDAAAVFSILRVLPLPRRVAGLLEAESGFNDAPAAIMVLMLSTTPLTIAPVHAIGDVVFELVIGSAIGLVAGLLGAMMLRRAALPASGLYPLATFGLGMVAFAAAASVHASGFIAAYLSGVVLANSGLPHRAAIRSFAEGLGWLAQIGLFVLLGLLVSPSQLSGELVPALLIGAVLLLLSRPLSVVASLIWFRVPWREQIFLSWAGLRGAVPIVLATFPIVEGVPDSYRLLNIVFILVVVYTVVQGPSLGMVAHWLGLIRRDSTREIQVEAAPLDVLEAELLTMTVQPESKLHNVSLLELRLPDPSVITLIIRKGDTFVPQPDTRIAVGDELLIVTTSKTRASAESRLRAVSRRGKLAHWFDEYGDSE from the coding sequence ATGAGCCTGGAACAGCTGTACCTGGCTTTGCTGATCGGGGGCTCGGTACTGCTGGCCAGCATCATCGCCACCCGGGCGGCAGATCGGGTCGGTCTGCCCAGCCTGCTGCTGTTCCTGCTGGTCGGGGTGGCGATCGGCAACGACGGGCTGGGCCTGGACTTCTCCGACGTACAACTGGCCAGTGACCTGGGCACCACGGCGCTGGCGGTGATCCTGGTCGAAGGCGGTTTGACGACGCGCTTTTCGAACATCCGCACGCTGCTCGCGCCCGCGGCGGTGTTGGCCACCGTCGGCGTGGTGGTCAGCATGGCGGTGATCGCGGTGGCCGCACACCTGCTGCTGGGCATCAGCTGGCAGCTGGCCTTCCTGCTGGGCGCGATCATCTCGCCCACCGACGCCGCCGCGGTGTTCTCCATCCTGCGCGTGCTGCCGCTGCCGCGGCGGGTGGCGGGTCTACTGGAGGCCGAGTCCGGCTTCAACGACGCGCCCGCGGCGATCATGGTGCTGATGCTGAGCACCACGCCGCTGACGATCGCACCGGTGCACGCGATCGGCGACGTGGTCTTCGAGCTGGTGATCGGGTCGGCGATCGGATTGGTCGCCGGGTTGCTCGGGGCGATGATGCTGCGTCGCGCCGCACTGCCGGCGTCCGGCCTGTATCCGCTGGCGACGTTCGGGCTGGGCATGGTGGCGTTCGCCGCGGCCGCCTCGGTGCACGCCAGCGGCTTCATCGCCGCCTACCTGTCCGGGGTGGTGCTGGCGAACTCCGGGCTGCCGCACCGCGCGGCCATCCGCTCGTTCGCCGAGGGGCTGGGCTGGCTGGCGCAGATCGGTTTGTTCGTGCTGCTCGGACTGCTGGTGAGCCCGAGTCAGCTGTCCGGGGAGCTGGTGCCGGCGCTGCTGATCGGGGCGGTGCTGCTGCTGCTGAGTCGTCCGCTGTCGGTGGTGGCCTCGCTGATCTGGTTCAGGGTGCCGTGGCGTGAGCAGATCTTCCTGTCCTGGGCCGGCCTGCGCGGCGCGGTTCCGATCGTGCTCGCCACCTTTCCGATCGTCGAGGGAGTGCCGGACAGCTATCGACTGCTCAACATCGTGTTCATCCTGGTGGTGGTCTACACGGTGGTGCAGGGCCCCAGCCTGGGCATGGTCGCCCACTGGCTGGGGCTGATCCGACGCGATAGCACCCGTGAGATCCAGGTCGAGGCGGCGCCGCTGGATGTGTTGGAAGCCGAGCTGTTGACGATGACGGTGCAGCCGGAATCGAAGCTGCACAACGTCTCGCTGCTGGAGCTTCGGCTGCCTGATCCGAGCGTCATCACCCTGATCATCCGCAAGGGCGACACGTTCGTCCCGCAGCCCGACACCCGGATCGCCGTGGGCGACGAGCTGCTGATCGTCACCACCAGCAAGACCCGCGCCTCGGCGGAAAGCCGGCTGCGGGCGGTCAGCCGGCGCGGCAAACTGGCCCACTGGTTCGACGAGTACGGCGACTCGGAGTAA
- a CDS encoding alkaline phosphatase family protein, whose protein sequence is MPGSICDILPSAAAALGVPGATDVLGLVERLGDVRRLAVVLVDGLGYHLLPQLAPDAPLLASVLAGTTGQLTELACTFPSTTPTSLVSLGTGALPGEHGVLGFTVNVPGTASVLTHIFWADDPPPRAWQPVPTWFERLRDAGISARAVLPEMFIGSGLTEAAYRGAEFRPTAKGEHYAARLAAEVAAAPGLVYGYTAALDHAAHVSGIGSPHWHTAAAKVDALLRHVLEHLPGDAALVVTADHGGLNVPDEARIDLDADPRLRAGIRVVAGEPRVRYLHTEPGATADVLAAWTELLAGRALVQTREQAVAAGVFGPVREEHLARIGDVVVTCGGDTAILATDHEPPQTAQLVGFHGGLTPAEVDIPLILLR, encoded by the coding sequence GTGCCCGGTTCGATCTGCGACATCCTGCCGTCCGCGGCCGCGGCGCTCGGAGTTCCGGGCGCGACCGACGTACTCGGCCTGGTAGAGCGCCTCGGCGACGTGCGGCGCCTGGCGGTGGTCTTGGTCGACGGGCTGGGTTATCACCTGTTGCCGCAGCTGGCCCCCGACGCCCCGCTGCTGGCCTCGGTGCTGGCCGGCACCACGGGGCAGCTGACCGAGCTGGCCTGCACCTTCCCGTCGACCACGCCGACCAGCCTGGTCTCGCTGGGCACCGGCGCGTTGCCGGGAGAGCACGGCGTTTTGGGCTTCACCGTCAACGTGCCCGGAACCGCTTCCGTGCTGACCCACATCTTCTGGGCAGACGACCCGCCGCCGCGAGCCTGGCAGCCGGTGCCGACCTGGTTCGAACGACTCCGCGACGCGGGCATCAGCGCCCGCGCGGTGCTGCCGGAGATGTTCATCGGCAGCGGGCTGACCGAGGCCGCCTACCGGGGCGCGGAGTTTCGCCCGACCGCCAAGGGCGAACACTATGCCGCTCGGCTCGCCGCGGAGGTGGCGGCCGCACCCGGTCTGGTCTACGGCTACACCGCGGCGCTGGACCACGCGGCGCACGTCTCGGGCATCGGCTCACCGCACTGGCACACCGCCGCGGCCAAGGTCGATGCGCTGCTGCGGCATGTCCTCGAGCACCTACCGGGGGATGCCGCGCTGGTGGTCACCGCCGACCACGGCGGGCTCAACGTGCCCGACGAGGCGCGCATCGACCTGGACGCCGACCCGCGGCTGCGCGCGGGAATCCGGGTGGTCGCGGGCGAGCCGCGGGTGCGCTACCTGCACACCGAACCGGGCGCGACGGCAGACGTGCTGGCCGCCTGGACGGAGCTGCTCGCCGGTCGGGCCCTGGTGCAAACCCGCGAACAGGCCGTCGCCGCAGGCGTTTTCGGGCCGGTGCGCGAGGAGCACCTGGCCCGCATCGGCGACGTCGTGGTGACCTGTGGCGGCGACACGGCGATCCTGGCGACCGATCACGAACCGCCGCAGACGGCGCAGCTGGTGGGCTTCCACGGCGGTCTCACCCCGGCGGAGGTGGACATTCCACTCATTCTTCTGCGTTGA
- a CDS encoding acyl-CoA synthetase: MTTAPIDLGSWIARRAAATPKLPAITFGETTWTYRDFSDRIDRLAAELAAGGMRRGDRVGYVGLNHPDFLVTLFAAARIGAAFVPLNWRLTADELCYILGNAEVHTLLADAERAAVIDPVRAQAGLQRAIALTPVPGWEVADELLARRAPLADPVYAEPDDIAVIMYTSGTTGRPKGAMLTHANLFWNNINALLTFDTSQQDVSLVCAPLFHIGGLNVTTLLTLQKGGRIVLMPAFDPAEALTLIAEHRVTTMFGVPAMFLFMSQRPEFAESDLSSVRNFVCGGAPVPEALIHRYGERGIPFAQGYGLTETAPLALVLRTDEVGVKIGAAGNQVLPLSDVRLVDANNAPVPAGARGEICVRGPQVMAGYWRNPEATAAVIDSEGWFHTGDIGQADDEGYVWVIDRVKDMVISGGENVYPAEVEDVLYGHPAVAEVAVLGTPHEKWGEAVTAVVALRPGTTLTLDELREFARDKLAAFKLPIRLEFIDALPRTQSGKVVKYQLREVISDPAR, translated from the coding sequence GTGACCACAGCTCCTATCGACCTCGGCTCCTGGATCGCCCGGCGAGCGGCGGCAACTCCGAAGCTGCCGGCGATAACCTTCGGTGAGACCACCTGGACGTACCGGGATTTCTCGGACCGCATCGACCGGCTGGCGGCCGAACTGGCCGCCGGTGGCATGCGCCGCGGCGACCGCGTCGGCTATGTCGGCCTCAACCACCCCGACTTTCTCGTCACACTGTTCGCCGCCGCCCGGATCGGCGCGGCATTCGTGCCGCTGAACTGGCGACTCACCGCCGACGAACTCTGCTACATCCTGGGCAACGCCGAGGTGCACACGCTGCTGGCCGACGCCGAGCGTGCCGCGGTGATCGACCCGGTGCGCGCCCAGGCCGGGTTGCAGCGCGCGATCGCCCTGACCCCGGTGCCCGGCTGGGAGGTGGCCGACGAACTGCTCGCCCGCCGCGCCCCGCTGGCCGACCCGGTGTACGCCGAGCCCGACGACATCGCGGTGATCATGTACACCTCGGGCACCACCGGGCGGCCCAAGGGGGCCATGCTCACCCACGCAAACCTGTTCTGGAACAACATCAATGCGCTGTTGACGTTCGACACCAGCCAGCAGGACGTGTCGCTGGTCTGCGCGCCGCTGTTTCACATCGGCGGACTGAACGTCACCACGTTGCTGACGCTGCAGAAGGGCGGCCGGATCGTGCTGATGCCTGCCTTCGATCCGGCCGAAGCCCTCACGCTGATCGCCGAGCATCGGGTCACCACCATGTTCGGGGTACCGGCGATGTTCCTGTTCATGAGTCAGCGCCCGGAGTTCGCCGAATCCGACCTGTCCAGCGTGCGCAACTTCGTCTGCGGCGGCGCGCCGGTGCCCGAGGCGCTGATCCACCGCTACGGCGAGCGTGGCATCCCGTTCGCGCAGGGTTACGGGCTCACCGAGACCGCGCCACTGGCGTTGGTACTGCGCACCGACGAGGTCGGCGTGAAGATCGGCGCCGCGGGCAATCAGGTGCTGCCGCTCTCGGATGTGCGACTGGTCGACGCCAACAACGCTCCGGTGCCCGCCGGCGCGCGCGGCGAGATCTGTGTGCGCGGACCGCAGGTGATGGCCGGTTACTGGCGCAACCCCGAGGCCACCGCGGCGGTGATCGACTCCGAGGGGTGGTTTCACACCGGCGATATCGGTCAGGCCGACGACGAGGGCTACGTCTGGGTGATCGACCGGGTGAAGGACATGGTGATCTCCGGCGGCGAGAACGTCTACCCCGCCGAAGTCGAAGATGTGCTCTACGGGCATCCGGCCGTCGCCGAAGTCGCCGTGCTGGGCACCCCGCACGAAAAGTGGGGCGAGGCGGTGACCGCGGTGGTGGCGCTGCGGCCGGGGACGACGCTGACGCTCGACGAGCTGCGCGAGTTCGCCCGGGACAAGCTTGCTGCGTTCAAATTGCCCATCCGGCTGGAGTTCATCGACGCGCTGCCTCGGACCCAGTCCGGAAAGGTCGTGAAATATCAGCTGCGCGAGGTTATTTCAGATCCGGCACGATAA
- a CDS encoding SDR family NAD(P)-dependent oxidoreductase — MTDRIAVVTGAGSGIGRAVALGFAAQGDRVIAADLDESAAQATAASAPDHITALGVDVADRTRVDALRDAVLAEAGAPTVLVNAAGWDRTAQFLDATPEFAEKVVAINYLGPVHMCSAFLPGMIESGGGGRVVNLASDAGRVGSAGESIYAGAKGGVIALTKSLAREMARHQITVNCVCPGPTDTPLFAAQPEKLKEALVKAIPFRRLARPDEVAAPVLFFASAAASFITGQVISVSGGLTMAG, encoded by the coding sequence ATGACCGACAGAATCGCCGTGGTGACCGGTGCCGGCTCCGGGATCGGCCGAGCCGTCGCGCTGGGCTTCGCCGCGCAGGGCGATCGGGTGATCGCCGCCGACCTCGACGAATCGGCCGCGCAGGCCACCGCCGCGTCGGCCCCGGACCACATCACCGCGCTGGGCGTCGACGTCGCCGATCGCACCCGGGTGGACGCGCTACGCGACGCGGTGCTCGCCGAGGCCGGCGCGCCCACCGTGCTGGTCAACGCCGCCGGCTGGGATCGCACCGCCCAATTCCTGGATGCCACACCAGAATTCGCCGAGAAGGTGGTGGCGATCAACTATCTGGGCCCGGTGCACATGTGTAGTGCGTTCCTGCCGGGCATGATCGAGTCCGGCGGTGGTGGCCGAGTGGTGAACCTGGCCAGTGACGCCGGGCGGGTGGGCAGCGCCGGGGAGAGCATCTACGCCGGCGCCAAGGGCGGGGTGATCGCACTGACCAAGTCACTGGCCCGGGAGATGGCCCGCCACCAGATCACCGTCAACTGCGTGTGTCCCGGCCCCACCGACACCCCGCTGTTCGCCGCCCAACCGGAGAAGCTGAAAGAGGCGCTGGTCAAAGCGATCCCGTTCCGGCGGCTGGCCCGTCCCGACGAGGTCGCCGCCCCGGTGCTGTTCTTCGCCTCTGCTGCCGCGTCGTTCATCACCGGACAGGTGATCAGTGTCAGCGGCGGCCTCACGATGGCAGGATGA
- a CDS encoding acyl-CoA dehydrogenase family protein: MTTGSTAAFDPLDPLSLDTLLSDDEIALRDTVAKFCAEHVMGHIAEWFEIGDLPARELAREFGKLGLLGMHLHGYGCSGASAVHYGLACVELEAADSGLRSLVSVQGSLAMFSIYNNGSEEQKQQWLPGMATGEVIGCFGLTEPDVGSDPAAMTTRAKRDGSDWILNGRKMWITNGSIADVAVVWAATDEGIRGFIVPTDTPGFSANTVHHKLSLRASITSELVLDDVRLPADAMLPKARGVKGALASLSEARYGIIWGAMGAARSAWQSARDYAMQRTQFGKPIAGFQLTQAKLVDMAVELHKGQLLSLHLGRLKDGVGLRPEQVSFGKLNNTRSALEICRTARTILGGNGISLEYPVIRHMVNLESVLTYEGTPEMHQLVLGQAFTGLGAFR, from the coding sequence ATGACAACCGGCAGCACCGCGGCTTTCGACCCACTCGACCCGCTGAGCCTCGACACCCTGCTCTCCGACGACGAGATCGCGCTGCGCGACACCGTCGCGAAGTTCTGCGCCGAGCACGTCATGGGCCACATCGCCGAGTGGTTCGAGATCGGCGACCTGCCGGCCCGCGAACTGGCCCGGGAATTCGGCAAGCTCGGGCTGCTCGGCATGCACCTGCACGGCTACGGCTGCAGTGGGGCGTCGGCGGTGCATTACGGGCTGGCCTGCGTGGAGCTCGAGGCGGCCGACTCCGGCCTGCGTTCCCTGGTGAGCGTGCAGGGTTCGCTGGCGATGTTCTCGATCTACAACAACGGTTCCGAAGAGCAGAAGCAGCAGTGGCTGCCGGGCATGGCCACCGGTGAGGTGATCGGCTGCTTCGGGCTGACCGAGCCCGACGTCGGCTCCGATCCGGCCGCGATGACCACCCGGGCCAAACGTGACGGCTCGGACTGGATACTCAATGGCCGCAAGATGTGGATCACCAACGGATCGATCGCCGACGTCGCGGTGGTGTGGGCGGCCACCGACGAGGGCATCCGCGGCTTCATCGTGCCCACCGACACGCCGGGGTTCTCCGCCAACACCGTCCACCACAAGCTGTCGCTGCGCGCGTCGATCACCAGCGAACTGGTGCTTGACGATGTGCGGCTGCCCGCCGACGCGATGCTGCCCAAGGCGCGTGGTGTCAAGGGCGCGCTGGCCAGCCTGTCCGAGGCGCGCTACGGGATCATCTGGGGGGCAATGGGTGCGGCTCGCTCGGCGTGGCAGTCGGCCCGCGACTATGCCATGCAGCGCACCCAATTCGGCAAGCCGATCGCCGGTTTCCAGCTCACCCAGGCCAAGCTGGTGGACATGGCCGTCGAGCTGCACAAGGGCCAGCTGTTGTCTCTACACCTGGGCCGGCTCAAGGACGGCGTCGGCCTGCGCCCCGAGCAGGTCAGCTTCGGCAAACTCAACAACACCCGCAGCGCGCTGGAGATCTGTCGAACTGCACGAACGATTCTGGGCGGCAACGGGATATCGCTGGAATACCCGGTGATCCGGCACATGGTCAACCTGGAGTCGGTGCTGACCTACGAGGGCACCCCGGAGATGCATCAGCTCGTACTGGGGCAGGCCTTCACCGGGCTGGGCGCCTTCCGCTGA